The nucleotide window GATGCCGGTTCCAATGGATTGATAGTATACTCTTTCAGTGATCTGAAGGAAgatttaaaacaaacatttaggATCGACGAGACCACAGGCACGATTTCTGTTATCGGTGCGATCGACTTTGAACAAAATAAACGATATGAAATACAAGTTGAAGCAAAAGACCAAGGAGGATTCACTGGTACAAGTAAGGTTATTATAGAAGTTATAGATATTAATGATAATCCGCCAGTTATGAACGTCAGGTCTTTTTCTAGTCCTGTGTCCGAGGATTCTCCCATAGGAACGACAATAGCAATACTAAACGTCAAAGACGCTGATTCTGGTAAAAATGGTGAAGTTACATGCTCTATAGACAAAGGCCTTCCTTTCAATATCAAATCATCTCTAGCAAATTATTATACTTTAGTCACGGACGCATTATTTGACCGCGAGACATTGTCTGAGTATAATATCACGATAACTGCAGTCGACTCCGgatctccccccctctctactATCAAGACGCTGCGCCTATCGCTGTCTGATGTCAATGACAACCCACCCATTTTCGAGCAGAACATGTATTCAGTGTATTTAATGGAAAATAATTCTCCCGGATTGTCCATTTTCACAGTAAGGGCGAGAGACTTGGATGCGAATCAAAATGCCAGAATCTCATATTACCTAGATGAAAAGCAGAGCGATGGAACTTCGGTATCTTCTTATTTATCTATAAATTCTGAAACGGGAGTTTTGCATGCTGTGCGTTCCTTTGACTTTGAGCAAATTAAGCAGCTACGTTTTATTGTTAAAGCTCAAGACGGTGGCTCGCCTCCTCTGAGTAGTAACGCCACTCTTAACGTGATCATCCAGGATCAAAATGACAATGCGCCTCAGATTCTTTATCCGATACAATCCAGTGGATCCCTTTTGGCTGAGATTGTGCCTCGGTCAGCAGATTTGGGCTACCTCGTCACCAAGGTGGTGGCTGTTGATGTGGACTCTGGACAGAATGCCTGGCTATCTTATAAACTACATAAAGCTGCGGAGAGAGCCTTATTTGAGGTAGGCGCTCAGAATGGAGAGATAAGAACTATTCGGCAAATTACTGAAAAGGACACGGTAAAGCAGAGGCTCACAGTTGTTGTGGAGGACAACGGACAACCCTCTCGCTCAGCAACAGTCAATGTTAACGTGGCTTTGGCGGACAGCTTTCCTGAAGTGTTGTCAGAATTCACTGACATGACGCATGACAAAGAGTACAACGACAACCTGACCTTTTATTTGGTCCTGGCTTTAGCCGTTGTGTCTTTTCTTTTCATCGTGTCTATCATCTCAATCCTGTCAGTGAAATGCTACAGATGGAGACGTGAGCGGATGTTTTATAAATCTAACGGAAATCTCCCAGTCATTCCATACTACCCACCCCTTTACGCAGACGTAGGTGGCACGGGTACTTTACAGCATGTTTATAATTACGAGGTGTGCAGAACAATGGACTCCAGGAAAAGTGATCTGCAATACCCTAGACCTTGTAGTGAAAGCATCATAAGCCTGGATACGTGCGGAAAAGATACACTCTCACGTGTCAACAGGGAAAGGCTGACCATGGATGATACAAACCATCAGGTGAGCTGCATATCTTTACTTGACAACCTTCTGTTATCGTGTTCTTATCCCTCTTGTGTATTTAACGATGAAGTTCACTCACTAATGCTGCAATATTTAAAGTCACCGTTTTCTTTCCATGACATACTATTCATAGAATTGTGACAacatgtataaaatgtataaggCTTGGCTTCAACTTCCCAGTCTTGGTTCCTAGCCATGGTGCTGAAAGCTTACTTCATGGAGTAAGACAGTCGAAAAGCTTAGCTTACTTGCCATTTGTTTGTATTGCATTTGTGTTTTAGAGGTTTTAGGCAAGAAACTGAACTGAGCGAATACTGTATGAAAATACTTTGTCACTTAAGTTAAAAATACATCCAGCGAGCACAAGAGAGCAATTTACCATGACGTCCCCCCAGGTTTTACAGTATTCTACTTATTGTCCATGGccacttccccgataacgacggagacacgctcttaagagggttttctacgattcatcttacgatcgttcgtttggtttttccgactgtttcccgaacatgctcgtagcgtgaacgcgcatgcactgctcttaagatgctcttaaggggagctgtccacgttaatagttctgaaatatcctctgatttgacggtgatgtcaggtgactgcacgccacagctataggcctaccatttaaacttcggatctacacattaattcacatcaatacgaaaatagaaacactttgacatctgcatgtaagcatcccaagtaggttatataccacacagagacataaataattgtaattattttaagatgagattgttgcaccatgcaataatttttcgcggtgccacttaagaacacgtttgaagataagaaagaagtcgagtaagaaagagaggaaatgtgtaggcttagattttgatgcagtaggctacagactaaaccacatgttgctttctctgctttttacctcataggcctaataaaatattcacttagcaaagataatgtcaaactattctggcaacgtctcgtttcataacttgattgcatttttgtccgcttttcatcacattattatgaccgttaaatgtaggctattttgcacgctaaaatctgattcatcacaggtaaacacaataaagaatgggaacgtaaattggattatgtattctaaattgtaattcctctgtatgtcctgttggtgacctcagtgagaagtactgttaagacgctcttagccggtaacgagtactctggagcactcgtagatctacgagtgttttcacgatgctcttaagctacgatggtttcgggaaacagtcggcaaatcttaagacgttcataagagggactttacgacgctcttaggcttaagatgctttcggggaagtgggcccatgTCTTTACAGTGAGGTGTAGTAATCACTCCTCTGTAGTTCTTCTCACTTTATATTTCACACTATAGATACATGTTGTATAAATAACTGTACGCAAATAAGCCTAAATATTAGTCCAAATATTTCCACTTTACTTAGTCTGCTGGGACATGACCTAATGAACTCCTATATCTGTCCGTGCAATTTTCTATGCCGTGTATATGTGATGTGGCCTACGTCTCTGAATCTATAAAATATGGGTTAGCTTTGCATTGCATATGATATCAACTATCCATCACATAAACAACATTACCTTGTTTATATCTTACTCTGTGGTGCGTATGTGCGTTTTATTTCTCATGGCGGCCAGTTTCCTTATTAAAATCCAAAGCCAGATATTCTAACTTTGGACTctgagtgccgctgttgatcAGGGGAAATATTTTTGCACTACAGAAGTTGCGTCAGCAATCGGTAGATCCTCCCCTAACATTGCGCTCTGTGGTGTGTGAGGTAGTCTTGATTAGTATGCGTCTCTAAAGGACTGTTCGCAAGGCGAAGACTGGACTTATGGTGGATTTTTGACGCCAATATTGTTTGCAAAATGCTTCTTAAGCTTTTCTCGAGGATTACCATGGCCACCGATGAAGGGCGTAAGCGTTCATACATTGGAGTGTCCATCTTTAATCGACAGCACTGGCAAGTAATATTGTTACTGGCAACATTTTGTGATATTATTGGCGCACAGATTCGTTACTCTATTCCAGAGGAGATGAAAGTTGGCTCGCTTATTGGGAATGTTGCTCAAGACCTGGGGCTTGATGTGAAGAGGCTTAGATCGGGCCGTGCCCGTATCGTCACCGAAAGCGTACAGTATACAGAGCTGAAGCCAGACAAAGGGATTCTAGTTGTGAGCGAGAGAATAGACCGAGAGCAGCTATGCGGCGAAATCACCCCATGCAGCTTCAGTTTTGAGATCATTCTAGAAAATCCAATGGAACTACACCAGATCACAGTTGAAATATTAGATATAAATGACAATGCGCCCGTATTTCGGAAAACTGAAATCAATTTTGAGATAAGTGAAGCAGCTACTCTTGGTTCGCGTTTTCTGCTGGGTAGTGCCGATGATCCTGACGTCGGAATAaatgcacttcagaattatatcCTTTCTCCAAATgctcattttgttttaaagcaGCAGTCGAATCCAGATGGTAGTAAATATGCAGAAATGGTTCTCCAGAAAGCTTTAGACAGAGAGGAGAATCCACGCCTTTCTTTAAAGCTTATAGCAGTCGACGGCGGAAATCCGCAAAGATCTGGCACTGTAAATATATATGTGACTGTACTAGATGCTAATGACAATGTCCCCGTGTTTAACCAGACCGTGTATAAATCGACTGTGATGGAAAATGCACCGAGAGGTACTTATGTGACGACAGTTAATGCAACTGATGCTGATACTGGTTCTTATGGAATGATAGTTTACTGTTTTGGTGATTTGAAAGAGGATTTAAAAGAAATATTTAGTATTGACGAGTCCACAGGCACTATTTATGTTGTCGGATCGATCGACTTTGAACAAAACAAACGATATGAAATTAGAGTTGAAGCTAAAGACCAAGGGGGATTCTCTGGTACAAGCAAAGTTATTATAGAAGTTATAGATATTAATGATAATGCCCCAGTTATGAACGTCAGGTCTTTTTCCACTCCTGTGTCTGAGGATTCTCCCATAGGAACGACAATCGCAATATTAAATGTCAAAGATGCTGATTCTTTTAAAAATGGTGAAGTTACATGCTCAATAGACAGAGGTCTTCCATTCCATATTAAATCATCTCTTGCAAATTATTATACTTTAGTCACGGACGCATTATTTGACCGCGAAACATTGTCTGAGTATAATATCACTATAACGGCTATCGACTCCGgatctccccccctctctactGTCAAGACGCTGCGCCTAACGCTGTCTGATGTCAATGACAACGCACCCATTTTCGAGCAGAACATGTATTCAGTGTATTTAATGGAAAATAATTCTCCCGGATTGTCCATTTTCACAGTAAGGGCGAGAGACTTGGATGCGAATCAAAATGCCAGAATCTCATATTACCTAGATGAAAAGCAGAGCGATGGAACTTCGGTATCTTCTTATTTATCTATAAATTCTGAAACGGGAGTTTTGCATGCTGTGCGTTCCTTTGACTTTGAGCAAATTAAGCAGCTACGTTTTATTGTTAAAGCTCAAGACGGTGGCTCGCCTCCTCTGAGTAGTAACGCCACTCTTAACGTGATCATCCAGGATCAAAATGACAATGCGCCTCAGATTCTTTATCCGATACAATCCAGTGGATCCCTTTTGGCTGAGATTGTGCCTCGGTCAGCAGATTTGGGCTACCTCGTCACCAAGGTGGTGGCTGTTGATGTGGACTCTGGACAGAATGCCTGGCTGTCTTATAAACTACATAAAGCTGCGGAGAGAGCCTTATTTGAGGTAGGCGCTCAGAATGGAGAGATAAGAACTATTCGGCAAATTACTGACAAGGACACGGTAAAGCAGAGGCTCACAGTTGTTGTGGAGGACAACGGACAACCCTCTCGCTCAGCAACAGTCAATGTTAACGTGGCTTTGGCGGACAGCTTTCCAGAAGTGCTCTCAGAGTTCACTGACATGACGCATGACAAAGAGTACAACGACAACCTGACTTTTTATTTGGTCCTGGCTTTAGCCGTTGTGTCTTTTCTTTTCATCGTGTCTATCATCTCAATCCTGTCAGTGAAATGCTACAGATGGAGACGTGAGAGAATGTTTTATAAATCTAACGGAAATCTCCCAGTCATTCCGTATTACCCACCTCTTTACGCAGACGTAGGTGGCACGGGTACTTTACAGCATGTTTATAATTACGAGGTTTGCAGAACAATGGACTCCAGAAAAAGTGATCTGCAATACCCTAGACCTTGTAGCGAAAGCATCATAAGCCTGGACACGTGCGGAAAAGATACACTCTCACGTGCCAACAGGGAGAGGCTGACCATGGATGATACAAACCAGGTGAGCTTTACTTTACTTGACAACGTTCTGTTATCGTGTTCTTTTTCCCTCCTGTGTATTTAACAAATAGGTTCACTCACTAATTCTGCGATATTTAAAGTCACAGTTTTTTGCATTACATATTATTGACAAGAACATGTGCACAATTTAGCTTTCAGTTGCTAGCCATGGTGCTGAAAGCTTACATTACTATGGAGTCAGACAGTCGAAGAGCTTACTTGGTATTTGTTTGTGGCTGTATGTCATATTGGAGCACTTGTCTGTTACTTTTACTTGCAGTACAACATATCGGTCTGcaagtgccgctgttgtttTATATTGAGGGGAATTGTGAACTATATTAAGGTTGTGTACCTCCTCCGTCCCTGCATAAATAGCGACGACAAAGCTGTGCGGAAAACACGACGACATTTACCGAATGCATCTCCTTTACACTATCTTTGGATAACCTACTTGATTTCTTGTCATTATTGGACAGTATCATTTTTATTGGGGGAATATTTCGatattgaaatacattttgagGATTCTATTGTGCTTGTTACATCCAAAGAAAATGTCGGACAGGACAATGGCTTGGCAAGTActgttgtttgtttctctctttggACTCAGTACCGTGCATGGACAGATCAGTTACTCGATTCCAGAAGAAATGCCGAAAGGCTCTGTAGTCGGAAACATAGCACAGGATTTAGGTCTGGATGTAAAAAGGCTTAAATCGGGAAAAGCTCGCATTTATACCGGAGACGGAACAGAATATGTAGATCTgatgagagaaagggggatCCTTCTTATCAAAGAAAGGATAGACCGTGAAGCCCTGTGCGGACAGACTACGCCTTGCGCGCTGCATTTCCAAGTAATATTAGAAAATCCTATGGAGTTTTACAGTGTTGCAGTTCAGATCACGGATATTAATGACAATGCTCCTAGTTTTTCTGTGGAAGAAATGACGTTTGAGATAAGCGAGTCGTCTCTCCTCGGTGCACGATTTACGCTGGAAAAAGCCATAGATAGTGATGTTGGAATCAATGGCCTCCAAGGCTACGCCCTAAAGCCAAGTGATGTATTTGAATTAGAAACACATACTCATTCTGAGGACACTAAAAGTGTTGTAATGATTTTGAAAAGATCCCTTGATCGAGAGAAAGAAGATCACTTATCTTTACTTTTGACTGCTACTGATGGAGGTGATCCGCAGATGTCTGGGACAGTGCAGATACGCATTTCAGTACTAGATGCCAATGATAACGCGCCGATTTGTTCTCAAAGAGTATATAAATCTAGCGTTTTAGAAAATGCTCCAAAAGATACAGTGCTAACAACAGTGCACGCGTCTGATTCTGACGAAGGGATTAATGCTAAAGTAACATACACATTGTCGAAAACTGCCGCTGACATGTCTGGGTTATTTAAAATAGATGACACTACCGGTGTAGTTACATTGATAGGACAAACAGATTATGAGAAAAACAAACGCTATCAAATTGATGTTCTGGCAAAAGATCATGGAGGTCACTCAGATACATGTAAGGTGATTATTGATGTAATCGACGCAAACGATAACAGTCCAGTTTTAAATGTCATGTCCAAGTCGTCATCAATACCTGAAAACTCTAAATCCGGTACTGTCGTTAGTATTCTTAATATTCAGGACGCAGACTCGGCGGAGAATGGTAATGTTCAGTGCACTATAAATGAAAATATACCATTTATCTTGAAATCTACATCAAACAACTTCTACAGTTTAGTCACAGACGGCGAATTAGATCGAGAGAGAGATTCCGCATATAACATATATGTGACGTGCTCTGATGAAGGTGTACCCTCTCTATCTAGCAGCGTCACTCTCTCCCTACAGATATCAGATGTGAATGATAACGCACCCGTGTTTGAAAGAAGCGAGTATGAAGCCTCCATTTCAGAAAATAATTCGCCTGGCCTCTCAATTTTCACAGTGAAAGCCATGGATATGGATTTTAATCAAAATGCCCGAATTTCCTATATGTTGGAGGAATCTACGGTTAACGGGTTAACAGTCTCCTTCTATGTATCAGTTAATGCTGAGAGTGGTGTCATTCATGCTGTGCGCACTTTTGATTACGAACagataaaacattttaatttccgTGTCAAAGCACAAGACGGAGGATCTCCTCCGTTAAGTACCAATGTtagtgttaaaataaacattcAAGATCAGAATGACAACGCACCTCAGATTCTGTACCCAGTGCAAACTAGTGGCTCAGTGGTAGCTGAAATTGTCTCTCGTTCAGCAGATGTCGGCTATCTCGTTAGTAAAGTGGTGGCCGTTGATGTAGATTCGGGTCAAAATGCCTGGCTGTCATATAAACTATTGAAAGGGTCAGACAGGGCTCTCTTTGAAGTTGGCACCCAGAATGGAGAAATAAGAACTATACGCCAAGTCATTGATAAAGATGCTGTGAAACAAAAGCTCACTGTTGTAGTGGAGGACAACGGACAGCCCTCTCGCTCTGCTACAGTCAATGTCAACGTGGCTTTAGCGGACAGCTTTCCTGAAGTGCTCTCGGAGTTTACTGACTTTACGCACGACAAGGAATACAATGACAATCTGACTTTTTATTTAGTCCTGGCCCTCGCAGTTGTTTCATTTCTCTTCATTGTGTCCATCATAGCCATACTGTCGGTGAAGTGCTACAGATGGAGACGGGAGCGGATATTTTATAAATCCAATGGAAATCTACCGGTTATCCCATATTACCCGCCCCTTTACGCAGACGTTGGCGGCACGGGAACCATGCAGCATGTTTATAACTATGACGTTTATGGAACAACTGACTCTAGAAGGAGTGATGTAAAATGCCATAGACCTTGCAATGAAAGTGTTATTAGCCTGGATGCCCGTGGAACACTTAGGCCTACACTCCCACATGTCAATTCAGAGAAACTCCTCATGGATGACCAGGTGAGTCTTATTGCTTTTGTTAGATATTAGAATCACACTTTCTGCATGCAGCGTTGGGATGTTGCTATGAATTTGAAATATTTCTATTGAATCTTAAGTTGGTGACACTCTTTCAAATATATCTAAATTAAGTGTATAGCCTAGATGCGTTATTCTTGTGTTTCGGTTGCTGAGTCTGGCTCTGAGGCATAACCTATGTTTATAGGGTTATAGGTTATATGCTAAATATTGGTTCGATGTTGTCTTAACTCTTCAATAGTTTGGGGAATATGCACTAACAGGACTTGTACCTAAATCATTTTGCCAGTAATGCTGTGTGTGGCACTATTTGCCTGGCTCTGTGTGCAGTGGTGCGTGTGCTGACTAGCAGAATATAATGTAATATAGAACACTGGCTAATATGGTAGTGATTTGTGATCTTCGAAAAGCCGTGTGTAGTAATAGTGCAATGTGGGGATTGGactccgagcgccgctgttggtTCACTTGTTCCAATTCTGTCTGGACGTGCGCTGCACCTCCTCTGTCAGTATGACTACATTTCGAAGAAGGGAGGTTCACTGGCAAACGTTTGGAATATAAACGCACACAAGAATAcaaatgttccttttttgtcGATTCAACAACCTCTCGTAACACGAGGAGGCATGTTGTGAGCCATTTGGAGTATTTTCATCACGGATTTAAATCACGGATTCCTGCTTTATATCGTTTCTCGCAAGGAAAATGTCGGAAAGAACAATGGCGTGGCAAGTACTGTCCTTTTTTTCTGTAGTATGTCTCAGCTCAGTCTATGGACAGGCCAGTTACTCAATACCCGAAGAGATGTCAAAGGGCTCCGTGGTGGGCAACATAGCGCAAGATCTGGGTTTGGATTTAAAGCGCATTAGATCAGGTAAAGCTCGTATTTACACGGCAGATAGCACTGAATACATCGAGCTGAGTAAAGAGAGAGGGCTGCTCCTCATTAACGAGAGAATAGATCGAGAGGCATTGTGCGGACAGACAACGCCTTGTGCTCTGCATTTTCAGATATTTCTCGAAAATCCTATAGAGTTTTATCACGTTAATGTGGAGATAACTGATATTAATGATCACGCACCGTTTTTCAAGAAAGGTGAAATACATTTCGAGATCAGTGAATCTGCTCTCGGTGGAGCGAAATTTGTCTTAGAGCAAGCTATGGATCAGGATGTAGGCGCCAACGGTCTACAGAGATACTCGTTGAAACCAACTGATCATTTTGATTTAAAATATGTAAGTCAACCAGATGGAGGCAAAATAGTTGAACTAGTTTTGCAAAAACACTTAgacagggaagagagggagaatttATCCTTGGAGTTAATAGCTATCGATGGAGGAGAGCCACAGCTTTCCGGAACTGCGCAGATACATATCACTGTTTTAGACGCGAATGATAATGCGCCTGTTTTTACGCAAGACGCTGTTAAAGCTTCGGTGAAAGAGAATTCTCCTATAGGCACTACTGTTGCCACCGTAAAGGCATCTGACCCTGATAAGAATGCATACGGTAAAATTCGGTATTCAATTACAAACACTCTGGATGGTGTCCCCGAAATGTTTGATATAGATGAGGATAACGGTACAGTAAAAATAATTGGACTCATAGATTACGAAAAGGCTTCGCATTATCAGATTAATGTAAGAGCAAGCGACTATGGAGGA belongs to Alosa sapidissima isolate fAloSap1 chromosome 20, fAloSap1.pri, whole genome shotgun sequence and includes:
- the pcdh2g28 gene encoding protocadherin 2 gamma 28 isoform X9 — its product is MITMATDEGRKRSYTGVSIFNRQHWQVILLLATFCDFIGAQIRYSIPEELKVGSLIGNVAQDLGLDMKRLRSGRARIVTESVQYTELKPDKGILVVRERIDREQLCGEITPCSFSFEIILENPMELHQITVEILDINDNAPVFRKTEINFEISEAATLGSRFVLGSADDPDVGINALQNYILSQNAHFVLKQQSIPDGSKYAEMVLQKALDREENLRLSLKLIAVDGGNPQRSGTVNIDVTVLDANDNVPVFNQTVYKSTVMENAPRGTYVITVNATDADAGSNGLIVYSFSDLKEDLKQTFRIDETTGTISVIGAIDFEQNKRYEIQVEAKDQGGFTGTSKVIIEVIDINDNPPVMNVRSFSSPVSEDSPIGTTIAILNVKDADSGKNGEVTCSIDKGLPFNIKSSLANYYTLVTDALFDRETLSEYNITITAVDSGSPPLSTIKTLRLSLSDVNDNPPIFEQNMYSVYLMENNSPGLSIFTVRARDLDANQNARISYYLDEKQSDGTSVSSYLSINSETGVLHAVRSFDFEQIKQLRFIVKAQDGGSPPLSSNATLNVIIQDQNDNAPQILYPIQSSGSLLAEIVPRSADLGYLVTKVVAVDVDSGQNAWLSYKLHKAAERALFEVGAQNGEIRTIRQITEKDTVKQRLTVVVEDNGQPSRSATVNVNVALADSFPEVLSEFTDMTHDKEYNDNLTFYLVLALAVVSFLFIVSIISILSVKCYRWRRERMFYKSNGNLPVIPYYPPLYADVGGTGTLQHVYNYEVCRTMDSRKSDLQYPRPCSESIISLDTCGKDTLSRVNRERLTMDDTNHQQKPPNQDWRFNQNQRPGPSGAAATPEVAVGTGPWPNPPTEAEQLQALMAAANGASHTSSPPLYSSPRSCLLISEVSEATNTLTPGTMGLSTRYSPQFTLQHVPDYRQNVYIPGSTATLTSNPQQQQQQQLQLQQQMLPNMPPQQALPPAQATGPDGAAGGGAPGAQSEPPKAAQTPASKKKSTKKEKK
- the pcdh2g28 gene encoding protocadherin 2 gamma 28 isoform X36, giving the protein MLLKLFSRITMATDEGRKRSYIGVSIFNRQHWQVILLLATFCDIIGAQIRYSIPEEMKVGSLIGNVAQDLGLDVKRLRSGRARIVTESVQYTELKPDKGILVVSERIDREQLCGEITPCSFSFEIILENPMELHQITVEILDINDNAPVFRKTEINFEISEAATLGSRFLLGSADDPDVGINALQNYILSPNAHFVLKQQSNPDGSKYAEMVLQKALDREENPRLSLKLIAVDGGNPQRSGTVNIYVTVLDANDNVPVFNQTVYKSTVMENAPRGTYVTTVNATDADTGSYGMIVYCFGDLKEDLKEIFSIDESTGTIYVVGSIDFEQNKRYEIRVEAKDQGGFSGTSKVIIEVIDINDNAPVMNVRSFSTPVSEDSPIGTTIAILNVKDADSFKNGEVTCSIDRGLPFHIKSSLANYYTLVTDALFDRETLSEYNITITAIDSGSPPLSTVKTLRLTLSDVNDNAPIFEQNMYSVYLMENNSPGLSIFTVRARDLDANQNARISYYLDEKQSDGTSVSSYLSINSETGVLHAVRSFDFEQIKQLRFIVKAQDGGSPPLSSNATLNVIIQDQNDNAPQILYPIQSSGSLLAEIVPRSADLGYLVTKVVAVDVDSGQNAWLSYKLHKAAERALFEVGAQNGEIRTIRQITDKDTVKQRLTVVVEDNGQPSRSATVNVNVALADSFPEVLSEFTDMTHDKEYNDNLTFYLVLALAVVSFLFIVSIISILSVKCYRWRRERMFYKSNGNLPVIPYYPPLYADVGGTGTLQHVYNYEVCRTMDSRKSDLQYPRPCSESIISLDTCGKDTLSRANRERLTMDDTNQQKPPNQDWRFNQNQRPGPSGGE
- the pcdh2g28 gene encoding protocadherin 2 gamma 28 isoform X6, which codes for MATDEGRKRSYIGVSIFNRQHWQVILLLATFCDIIGAQIRYSIPEEMKVGSLIGNVAQDLGLDVKRLRSGRARIVTESVQYTELKPDKGILVVSERIDREQLCGEITPCSFSFEIILENPMELHQITVEILDINDNAPVFRKTEINFEISEAATLGSRFLLGSADDPDVGINALQNYILSPNAHFVLKQQSNPDGSKYAEMVLQKALDREENPRLSLKLIAVDGGNPQRSGTVNIYVTVLDANDNVPVFNQTVYKSTVMENAPRGTYVTTVNATDADTGSYGMIVYCFGDLKEDLKEIFSIDESTGTIYVVGSIDFEQNKRYEIRVEAKDQGGFSGTSKVIIEVIDINDNAPVMNVRSFSTPVSEDSPIGTTIAILNVKDADSFKNGEVTCSIDRGLPFHIKSSLANYYTLVTDALFDRETLSEYNITITAIDSGSPPLSTVKTLRLTLSDVNDNAPIFEQNMYSVYLMENNSPGLSIFTVRARDLDANQNARISYYLDEKQSDGTSVSSYLSINSETGVLHAVRSFDFEQIKQLRFIVKAQDGGSPPLSSNATLNVIIQDQNDNAPQILYPIQSSGSLLAEIVPRSADLGYLVTKVVAVDVDSGQNAWLSYKLHKAAERALFEVGAQNGEIRTIRQITDKDTVKQRLTVVVEDNGQPSRSATVNVNVALADSFPEVLSEFTDMTHDKEYNDNLTFYLVLALAVVSFLFIVSIISILSVKCYRWRRERMFYKSNGNLPVIPYYPPLYADVGGTGTLQHVYNYEVCRTMDSRKSDLQYPRPCSESIISLDTCGKDTLSRANRERLTMDDTNQQKPPNQDWRFNQNQRPGPSGAAATPEVAVGTGPWPNPPTEAEQLQALMAAANGASHTSSPPLYSSPRSCLLISEVSEATNTLTPGTMGLSTRYSPQFTLQHVPDYRQNVYIPGSTATLTSNPQQQQQQQLQLQQQMLPNMPPQQALPPAQATGPDGAAGGGAPGAQSEPPKAAQTPASKKKSTKKEKK
- the pcdh2g28 gene encoding protocadherin 2 gamma 28 isoform X22; translated protein: MSDRTMAWQVLLFVSLFGLSTVHGQISYSIPEEMPKGSVVGNIAQDLGLDVKRLKSGKARIYTGDGTEYVDLMRERGILLIKERIDREALCGQTTPCALHFQVILENPMEFYSVAVQITDINDNAPSFSVEEMTFEISESSLLGARFTLEKAIDSDVGINGLQGYALKPSDVFELETHTHSEDTKSVVMILKRSLDREKEDHLSLLLTATDGGDPQMSGTVQIRISVLDANDNAPICSQRVYKSSVLENAPKDTVLTTVHASDSDEGINAKVTYTLSKTAADMSGLFKIDDTTGVVTLIGQTDYEKNKRYQIDVLAKDHGGHSDTCKVIIDVIDANDNSPVLNVMSKSSSIPENSKSGTVVSILNIQDADSAENGNVQCTINENIPFILKSTSNNFYSLVTDGELDRERDSAYNIYVTCSDEGVPSLSSSVTLSLQISDVNDNAPVFERSEYEASISENNSPGLSIFTVKAMDMDFNQNARISYMLEESTVNGLTVSFYVSVNAESGVIHAVRTFDYEQIKHFNFRVKAQDGGSPPLSTNVSVKINIQDQNDNAPQILYPVQTSGSVVAEIVSRSADVGYLVSKVVAVDVDSGQNAWLSYKLLKGSDRALFEVGTQNGEIRTIRQVIDKDAVKQKLTVVVEDNGQPSRSATVNVNVALADSFPEVLSEFTDFTHDKEYNDNLTFYLVLALAVVSFLFIVSIIAILSVKCYRWRRERIFYKSNGNLPVIPYYPPLYADVGGTGTMQHVYNYDVYGTTDSRRSDVKCHRPCNESVISLDARGTLRPTLPHVNSEKLLMDDQQKPPNQDWRFNQNQRPGPSGAAATPEVAVGTGPWPNPPTEAEQLQALMAAANGASHTSSPPLYSSPRSCLLISEVSEATNTLTPGTMGLSTRYSPQFTLQHVPDYRQNVYIPGSTATLTSNPQQQQQQQLQLQQQMLPNMPPQQALPPAQATGPDGAAGGGAPGAQSEPPKAAQTPASKKKSTKKEKK